From Tachysurus fulvidraco isolate hzauxx_2018 chromosome 10, HZAU_PFXX_2.0, whole genome shotgun sequence, one genomic window encodes:
- the rhcgb gene encoding ammonium transporter Rh type C-like 2, which yields MGNCIVPYCDGPRSTNVRFTLPAVCFVWQSSMIILFGVFVRYDEESDPHWVEFKDEHNKTYDSENDFYYRYPSFQDVHVMIFVGFGFLMTFLKRYGFGAVGFNFIIAAFGLQWALLMQGWFHSLDPVDGFIKIGIENLINADFCVAGCLIAYGAVLGKVSPVQVMVLTLFGITLFAVEEFIIISLLHARDAGGSMVIHTFGGYYGLAISWVLYRPNLKDSSQRNGSVYHSDLFAMIGTLFLWMYWPSFNSAISDHGDGQHRAAINTYLSLAATVLTTFAISSLYQKHGKLDMVHIQNSTLAGGVAVGTAAEFMLMPYGSLIVGFFCGVISTLGYIYISPYLEKRFKIQDTCGIHNLHAMPGVIGGIVGAITAAAATEPVYGKEGLINTFDFKDSFKNRTPAVQGGFQAAAMCVAVCFGIGGGIFVGLILRMPIWGSMADDNCFEDEVYWEVPEEDEPVPPVLEYNNHMATNKNVTESHFTVEQS from the exons ATGGGCAACTGTATCGTGCCTTACTGCGATGGGCCCAGAAGCACGAACGTCCGATTTACTCTGCCGGCTGTGTGCTTTGTGTGGCAGAGCTCCATGATTATCCTCTTCGGGGTTTTCGTGCGCTATGATGAAGAATCAGACCCTCACTGGGTCGAATTTAAAGatgaacacaataaaacatatGACAGTGAGAATGACTTCTACTACAGATACCCAA GTTTTCAGGATGTCCATGTTATGATTTTTGTTGGATTTGGATTCCTCATGACATTTTTGAAGCGCTATGGATTTGGTGCTGTTGGTTTCAACTTCATCATTGCAGCATTTGGGCTTCAATGGGCACTGTTAATGCAAGGCTGGTTTCACTCTCTGGACCCAGTTGATGGCTTTATCAAAATTGGCATTGAAAA CCTAATCAATGCAGACTTTTGTGTGGCTGGCTGTTTGATTGCCTATGGAGCAGTGCTAGGAAAAGTCAGTCCTGTGCAGGTCATGGTGTTAACCCTGTTTGGCATTACCCTGTTTGCTGTAGAAGAATTTATCATAATTAGTCTCCTCCAT GCCAGAGATGCTGGAGGTTCTATGGTGATCCACACCTTTGGAGGCTATTATGGACTAGCCATCTCATGGGTTCTTTATCGGCCAAACTTGAAAGATAGCAGTCAGCGTAACGGCTCAGTCTACCACTCCGATTTGTTTGCCATGATTG GAACTCTGTTTCTGTGGATGTACTGGCCCAGTTTTAATTCTGCCATTTCTGATCATGGAGATGGTCAGCATAGAGCAGCCATTAACACTTACCTGTCTCTGGCTGCCACTGTCCTTACCACCTTTGCCATCTCCAGCCTGTATCAGAAGCATGGAAAACTCGACATG GTACACATCCAGAATTCCACCCTGGCTGGTGGTGTTGCTGTAGGAACAGCTGCTGAGTTCATGCTAATGCCTTATGGCTCTCTGATTGTAGGATTCTTCTGTGGTGTTATCTCCACTCTGGGCTACATTTACATCTCA CCCTATTTAGAGAAAAGGTTTAAGATCCAGGACACATGTGGTATCCATAACCTTCATGCAATGCCTGGTGTCATAGGGGGAATTGTGGGAGCCATCACAGCTGCTGCTGCAACTGAACCTGTATATGGCAAAGAGGG GTTGATAAACACATTTGATTTTAAGGATTCATTCAAAAACAGAACTCCAGCTGTCCAAGGTGGCTTCCAAGCAGCTGCgatgtgtgttgctgtgtgctTTGGAATAGGAGGTGGAATATTTGTGG GTCTAATTTTGAGGATGCCTATTTGGGGGTCCATGGCAGATGATAACTGCTTTGAGGACGAGGTCTACTGGGAG GTGCCTGAGGAGGACGAGCCTGTCCCGCCTGTTCTAGAGTATAACAATCACATGGCAACCAACAAGAATGT GACGGAATCACACTTCACTGTGGAACAAAGCTAA